One part of the Marichromatium purpuratum 984 genome encodes these proteins:
- the argA gene encoding amino-acid N-acetyltransferase translates to MPASSNRPRDPFVDWVRQVTPYIHAHRGKTFVIAIGGEALTDARFPDLVHDIAMLHGLGIRLVLVHGARPQIEARLAERGARMRYVNALRVTDDTALACVKEAAGVVRVEIEALLSLGLANSPMAGVRIPVVSGNFVTARPFGVLDGVDYGHTGTVRRVDRHTLRALLDQGAVALMPPLGYSPTGEVFNLSAADVARSTAEALQADKLVFLLEDEEVRTAALPPTLLTGEVDALLDAATPLPEGLGKCLRASAEACRHGIPRVHLVGRSGDGALLRELFTRDGSGTLVSAEPFEELRAARIDDVAGILELLRPLEERGILVRRSRERLETEIERFVVAERDGLITACAALYPYADEAMAELACVAVHTQYRAGGRGDRLLEYMERLAHAQGITRLFVLTTQTAHWFQERGFAPAGLEALPMARQALYNFQRNSKVFIKRL, encoded by the coding sequence TTGCCCGCCTCATCCAACCGCCCACGCGACCCCTTCGTCGACTGGGTCCGCCAGGTCACCCCCTATATCCACGCCCATCGCGGCAAGACCTTCGTCATCGCCATCGGCGGCGAGGCGCTCACCGACGCCCGCTTCCCCGACCTGGTACACGACATCGCCATGCTCCACGGGCTCGGCATCCGTCTGGTGCTGGTCCACGGCGCGCGCCCGCAGATCGAGGCGCGGCTGGCCGAGCGCGGCGCGCGGATGCGCTATGTCAACGCTCTGCGCGTCACCGACGACACCGCGCTGGCCTGCGTCAAGGAGGCCGCCGGGGTGGTGCGGGTGGAGATCGAGGCACTGCTCTCGCTGGGGCTGGCCAACTCACCGATGGCCGGGGTGCGCATCCCGGTGGTCTCGGGCAACTTCGTCACCGCGCGACCGTTCGGGGTGCTCGACGGCGTCGACTACGGCCATACCGGCACCGTACGGCGGGTCGATCGCCACACCCTGCGCGCACTGCTCGACCAAGGCGCGGTGGCGTTGATGCCACCGCTCGGCTACTCGCCCACCGGCGAGGTGTTCAACCTCAGCGCCGCCGACGTCGCCCGCAGCACCGCCGAGGCGTTGCAGGCCGACAAGCTGGTGTTCCTGCTCGAGGACGAGGAGGTGCGTACCGCGGCCCTCCCCCCGACCCTGCTCACCGGCGAGGTCGACGCCCTGCTCGACGCCGCCACGCCGCTACCCGAGGGGCTGGGCAAGTGTCTGCGCGCCAGCGCCGAGGCCTGCCGCCACGGCATCCCACGCGTCCATCTGGTCGGGCGCAGCGGCGACGGCGCGCTGCTGCGCGAGCTGTTCACCCGCGACGGCAGCGGCACCCTGGTCTCGGCCGAACCGTTCGAGGAGTTACGCGCGGCGCGCATCGACGACGTCGCCGGCATCCTCGAACTGCTGCGCCCGCTCGAGGAGCGCGGCATCCTGGTGCGGCGCTCGCGCGAGCGCCTCGAGACCGAGATCGAGCGTTTCGTGGTCGCCGAGCGCGACGGCCTGATCACCGCCTGCGCCGCGCTCTACCCCTATGCCGACGAGGCCATGGCCGAACTCGCCTGTGTCGCGGTGCACACCCAGTACCGCGCCGGCGGACGCGGCGACCGGCTGCTCGAATACATGGAGCGACTGGCGCACGCGCAGGGGATCACGCGACTGTTCGTGCTCACCACCCAGACCGCGCACTGGTTCCAGGAGCGCGGCTTCGCCCCGGCCGGGCTGGAGGCGCTTCCCATGGCCCGGCAGGCGCTTTACAATTTTCAACGCAACTCCAAGGTCTTCATCAAGCGACTCTGA
- a CDS encoding mechanosensitive ion channel domain-containing protein encodes MPDVLPDTCSRHPRRPWINLLPWLLLALLAIPPAGAETTTVNLPTMAQVEARATEVENSTALDESAKTTLLERYRRARASLEDTRNFDLKAEEFARSLKTAPRQRKAQERELEAARAATTTPEAVIPDDLTSEAIAQRLNKALADVAVEETRLGELEKLIQTTENRPAAARARMTEVKQALDQLGDLPALDTAELSGQPGDLVQAQRWAHQARRQALWSEAQMLEQELLSQPARIALYQVRRDLAALRLQRLKTYQRALEELQNQRRNAEAEAAQRASEQAQREAADKHPLVRRETQTNAEISASLARIAKQLETLNERQARIESERRRIEEDFRGAKQRLEAAGLSRALGQVLLDRRTQLPDLRQYRKDIATREDAIAEATLRQIRYREEKRRLRDRNRYLDELTLDVPEDERAQVREQLDEVLEQRRRLIAQSLDIEDDYVRQLSDLNYVTDQVVSIAETYDDFLAERLLWVRSAPPIGVETLNSLPAATLWLLSWQGAWEAIAATLLERLQHAWSFWAGLLVVVALLWRLTALRRAIRATAEPLRRVRSDGIQHTVKAIALTLLMALPVPLLMALLGMQLQASTEATPFTRAFASALTEVAGGLYFLLAFRGLCITGGVADRHFRWSTATLARIRHAIDWFSGYIVPVSLVAVAAYENNNPVDTGELMRLTLVACMLGFTAFFWHLLNPAKGLFKGILAERPEGWLNRLRHVWFPFVVGAPLALAGLALAGYVYTAGMLFRSLVGQTWLVLALLVVHQTIVRWLIVTRRRLALQAALERQAARRAQNNEPNTPSEVLAIEETEPDLAAMDEQTRRLINASIFFAAVVGLWITWSDVLPAFSMLERFALWHYEGTIEGVTQLVPVTAADVGLVLVIIFVATVAAKNLPALIEFLLLQSEAVSAGGRYAIKTLASYTITAVAFLLTFSTLGLSWSQVQWLVAALGVGIGFGLQEIVANFISGLIILFERPVRVGDIVTIGDTTGVVTNIQIRATTIRNWDKQELLVPNKEFITGRLLNWSLTDQQNRVTIPVGIAYGSDTRQALEILTQIAEQHEKVLDDPAPLLSFEGFGDNALTLVMRCYLDSLDGRIAIITELHQAIYDRFAEAGIEISFPQRDLHLSAATPLDVRLHRAVRAPLDSEEEPPKAAGTD; translated from the coding sequence GTGCCAGACGTGCTGCCCGACACCTGCTCCCGCCATCCCCGACGTCCCTGGATCAACCTGCTGCCGTGGCTGCTGCTCGCCCTGCTCGCGATACCGCCGGCAGGGGCCGAGACCACCACCGTCAACCTGCCCACCATGGCCCAGGTCGAGGCCCGCGCCACCGAGGTCGAGAATTCGACCGCGCTCGACGAGAGCGCCAAGACCACCCTGCTCGAACGCTATCGTCGTGCGCGCGCCAGTCTCGAGGACACGCGCAACTTCGATCTCAAGGCCGAGGAGTTCGCCCGCTCGCTGAAGACCGCGCCGCGCCAGCGCAAGGCGCAGGAGCGCGAACTCGAGGCCGCCCGCGCCGCCACCACCACGCCCGAGGCGGTGATCCCGGACGACCTCACCAGCGAGGCCATCGCCCAGCGACTGAACAAAGCGCTGGCCGATGTCGCCGTCGAGGAGACGCGACTCGGCGAACTCGAGAAACTGATCCAGACCACCGAGAACCGCCCGGCGGCGGCACGCGCGCGCATGACCGAGGTCAAGCAAGCGCTCGACCAACTCGGCGACCTCCCCGCCCTCGACACCGCCGAACTCAGTGGACAACCGGGCGACCTCGTCCAGGCCCAGCGTTGGGCGCACCAGGCGCGTCGTCAGGCGCTGTGGTCGGAGGCGCAGATGCTCGAGCAGGAACTGCTCAGCCAACCTGCGCGCATTGCGCTCTATCAGGTCAGGCGCGATCTCGCCGCGCTGCGCCTGCAGCGACTCAAGACCTATCAGCGCGCACTCGAGGAGCTGCAGAACCAGCGGCGCAACGCCGAGGCCGAGGCCGCCCAGCGCGCCTCCGAGCAGGCCCAGCGCGAGGCCGCCGACAAGCACCCGCTGGTGCGTCGCGAGACCCAGACCAATGCCGAGATCAGCGCCTCGCTGGCGCGGATCGCCAAGCAACTCGAGACCCTCAACGAGCGCCAGGCGAGGATCGAGAGCGAGCGCAGGCGCATCGAGGAGGACTTCCGCGGCGCCAAGCAGCGTCTCGAGGCTGCCGGACTGAGCCGCGCGCTCGGCCAGGTGTTGCTCGATCGTCGCACCCAGCTGCCCGACCTGCGCCAGTACCGCAAGGACATCGCCACGCGTGAGGACGCAATCGCCGAGGCCACGCTGCGCCAGATCCGCTACCGCGAGGAAAAGCGCCGACTGCGCGACCGCAACCGCTATCTCGACGAACTCACCCTCGACGTCCCCGAGGACGAGCGCGCGCAGGTACGCGAGCAGCTCGACGAGGTGCTCGAGCAGCGCCGTCGGCTGATCGCGCAGAGCCTCGACATCGAGGACGACTATGTCCGCCAGCTCTCCGATCTCAACTATGTCACCGACCAGGTGGTGAGCATCGCCGAGACCTATGACGACTTCCTCGCCGAACGCCTGCTGTGGGTGCGCAGCGCCCCCCCGATCGGCGTCGAGACGCTCAATTCGCTGCCGGCGGCGACCCTCTGGCTGCTGTCCTGGCAAGGGGCCTGGGAAGCGATTGCGGCGACCCTGCTCGAGCGGCTGCAACACGCCTGGAGCTTCTGGGCCGGGCTGCTCGTGGTCGTCGCGCTGCTGTGGCGCCTGACGGCGCTGCGGCGCGCCATCCGCGCCACCGCCGAACCGCTGCGCCGGGTGCGCAGCGACGGCATCCAGCACACCGTCAAGGCGATCGCCCTGACCCTGCTGATGGCACTCCCCGTCCCCCTGCTGATGGCCCTGCTCGGCATGCAGCTACAGGCCTCGACCGAGGCCACGCCGTTCACCCGCGCCTTCGCCAGCGCGCTCACCGAGGTCGCCGGCGGACTCTACTTCCTGCTCGCCTTCCGTGGGCTGTGCATCACCGGCGGCGTGGCCGATCGCCACTTCCGCTGGAGCACCGCCACCCTGGCGCGCATCCGGCACGCCATCGACTGGTTCTCGGGCTATATCGTGCCGGTCTCACTGGTGGCCGTCGCCGCCTACGAGAACAACAACCCGGTCGACACCGGCGAGCTGATGCGGCTCACCCTGGTCGCCTGCATGCTCGGCTTCACCGCCTTCTTCTGGCATCTGCTCAACCCCGCCAAGGGGCTGTTCAAGGGGATCCTCGCCGAACGCCCCGAGGGTTGGCTCAACCGGCTGCGCCACGTCTGGTTCCCCTTCGTGGTGGGCGCGCCGCTGGCCCTCGCCGGGCTGGCGCTGGCCGGTTACGTCTATACCGCCGGGATGTTGTTCCGCTCGCTGGTGGGGCAGACCTGGCTGGTGCTCGCCCTGCTGGTGGTCCACCAGACCATCGTGCGCTGGCTGATCGTCACCCGCCGCCGCCTGGCGCTACAGGCCGCGCTCGAACGCCAGGCCGCGCGCCGCGCCCAGAACAACGAGCCGAACACCCCGAGCGAGGTGCTGGCGATCGAGGAGACCGAACCCGATCTGGCGGCGATGGACGAGCAGACCCGACGCCTGATCAACGCCTCGATCTTCTTCGCCGCGGTGGTCGGGCTGTGGATCACCTGGTCGGACGTGCTGCCCGCCTTCTCGATGCTCGAACGCTTCGCGCTGTGGCACTACGAGGGCACCATTGAGGGCGTCACCCAACTGGTCCCGGTCACTGCTGCCGATGTCGGGCTGGTGTTGGTGATCATCTTCGTCGCCACCGTGGCGGCCAAGAACCTGCCGGCGCTGATCGAGTTCCTGCTGCTGCAGAGCGAGGCGGTCTCGGCCGGCGGGCGCTACGCGATCAAGACCCTGGCGAGCTACACCATCACCGCCGTGGCCTTCCTCCTCACCTTCTCCACCCTGGGGCTGAGCTGGTCGCAGGTGCAATGGCTGGTGGCCGCGCTCGGTGTCGGCATCGGCTTCGGTCTGCAGGAGATCGTGGCCAACTTCATCAGCGGCCTGATCATCCTCTTCGAGCGTCCGGTACGGGTCGGCGACATCGTCACCATCGGCGACACCACCGGGGTGGTCACCAACATCCAGATTCGCGCCACCACCATCCGCAACTGGGACAAGCAGGAGCTGCTGGTGCCGAACAAGGAGTTCATCACCGGACGGCTGCTCAACTGGTCGCTCACCGACCAGCAGAACCGCGTGACCATCCCGGTCGGCATCGCCTACGGCAGCGACACCCGCCAGGCGCTCGAGATCCTCACCCAGATCGCCGAGCAGCACGAGAAGGTGCTCGACGACCCGGCGCCGCTGCTCAGCTTCGAGGGCTTCGGCGACAACGCCCTGACGCTGGTGATGCGCTGCTATCTCGACTCGCTCGACGGGCGCATCGCGATCATCACCGAGCTGCACCAGGCGATCTACGACCGCTTCGCCGAGGCCGGGATCGAGATCTCCTTCCCCCAGCGCGACCTGCACCTCTCCGCCGCCACGCCGCTCGACGTGCGACTGCACCGCGCCGTGCGGGCGCCACTCGATTCAGAAGAGGAACCGCCGAAGGCGGCGGGGACGGACTGA
- a CDS encoding PA3496 family putative envelope integrity protein — MLETDGGYGDEVLERAPHLMNQNEDADGGDVLAARRRIEQMRELKRLRDLLEDPDFDEQI; from the coding sequence ATGTTGGAGACCGACGGCGGTTATGGCGACGAGGTGCTCGAGCGCGCCCCTCATCTGATGAACCAGAACGAAGACGCCGATGGTGGCGACGTCCTGGCGGCGCGCCGGCGCATCGAGCAGATGCGCGAACTCAAGCGGCTGCGCGACCTGCTGGAGGATCCGGACTTCGACGAGCAGATCTGA
- the alr gene encoding alanine racemase — protein sequence MSRPARARIDLAAIRHNYLHAKSCAPSARAWAVVKADAYGHGAVAVARALAPVADGFAVAFLEEALELRESGVEGPILLLEGVFAPDELAAVDRAGLDMVVHAEHQLEWIAAARPERPFGCWLKVDSGMHRVGFAPPDVAAALARLRDCPQVGRLRAISHLARADEPGEPYSARQLAAFDDAVAGIVPASLANSAAVLDLPAAHRDWVRPGIMLYGVSPFEAAHPNAAALRPAMTLESALIAIRTLPAGEPVGYGGRFVCRRPSRIGVVAIGYADGYPRHAPDGVAVMVRGQCAPLAGRVSMDMITVDLTDLPEAVVGDRVELWGARIDAGALARASDTIAYQLFTNLKRVRVEHQQ from the coding sequence ATGTCACGTCCGGCTCGCGCCCGTATCGATCTCGCGGCGATACGCCACAACTATCTGCACGCCAAGTCCTGCGCGCCCTCGGCGCGGGCGTGGGCGGTGGTCAAGGCCGATGCCTACGGGCACGGCGCGGTGGCGGTGGCGCGGGCGCTGGCGCCGGTGGCCGACGGCTTTGCGGTGGCCTTCCTGGAGGAGGCGCTGGAGCTGCGCGAGTCGGGCGTCGAGGGGCCGATCCTGCTGCTCGAGGGGGTGTTCGCGCCCGACGAGCTGGCGGCGGTCGATCGCGCCGGGCTGGATATGGTGGTGCACGCCGAGCACCAGCTCGAGTGGATCGCGGCAGCCCGTCCCGAGCGCCCCTTCGGCTGCTGGCTCAAGGTCGACTCGGGGATGCACCGGGTGGGGTTCGCGCCGCCGGATGTCGCTGCGGCGCTGGCGCGGTTGCGTGACTGCCCCCAGGTCGGGCGGCTGCGCGCGATCAGCCATCTGGCGCGTGCCGACGAGCCGGGCGAGCCCTACAGCGCGCGTCAGCTCGCCGCCTTCGACGACGCGGTCGCCGGGATCGTGCCGGCCAGCCTGGCCAACTCGGCGGCGGTGCTCGATCTACCGGCGGCGCATCGCGACTGGGTGCGCCCGGGGATCATGCTCTATGGCGTCTCACCCTTCGAGGCGGCCCATCCCAATGCCGCCGCGCTGCGCCCGGCGATGACCCTGGAGTCGGCGCTGATCGCCATCCGCACGCTGCCCGCCGGGGAGCCGGTCGGCTACGGCGGGCGCTTCGTCTGCCGTCGTCCGAGCCGCATCGGGGTGGTGGCGATCGGGTATGCCGACGGCTATCCGCGCCATGCCCCGGACGGGGTGGCGGTGATGGTGCGCGGGCAGTGTGCGCCGCTCGCCGGACGGGTGTCGATGGACATGATCACGGTCGATCTCACCGACCTCCCCGAGGCCGTCGTCGGCGACCGCGTCGAGCTGTGGGGGGCGCGGATCGACGCCGGTGCGCTGGCCCGCGCGAGCGACACCATCGCCTATCAGCTGTTCACCAATCTCAAGCGGGTGCGGGTCGAACATCAGCAGTGA
- the hypF gene encoding carbamoyltransferase HypF, producing the protein MSGADGSGAPAESIRVRGQVQGVGFRPTVWRLARDCALVGDVRNDGEGVLIRVRPGAGAPPEAIARFCARLRAECPPLARIERIERAPLADPAALAGVGDFVIVASADTPVHTAIVPDAATCSACAAEVRDPANRRHRYPFTNCTHCGPRLSIVESVPYDRANTSMARFPLCPACAREYADPADRRFHAQPNACPVCGPRVWLAGADGRALEEAEADPIAAASARLAAGEILAIKGIGGFHLACDAGNDRAVAELRRRKRRSGKPFALMARDLAVVRRHCLLAPGEAETLASPAAPIVLLARRADGAPLAEAVAPGQSTLGMLLPYSPLHLLLLAEWTRPLVMTSGNRAGAPQCIDNDEALQALAGIADAWLLHDRDIRNRVDDSVVRTIAARPRLLRRARGHAPGVLVLPPGLARGAATVALGGELKNTLCLGDGERAILSQHLGDLEEAGSARAWVATLARYLTLFEHRPTRIAIDAHPDYRASQYGRDWAARAGLALVEVQHHHAHIAALLAEHGRPPEAGPVLGIALDGLGWGEDGTLWGGELLQVDYRGSRRLGGLCPAALPGGARAMVEPWRNLLAQLERAGLLDAALRRWAALEAVRALAAQPLDALRTLIARGLNAPPSSSAGRLFDAVAAALGLAPARLGYEGEAAIAVETLAATVPPAPEGYPFALDIAADGRLMIDSAPLWPALFDDLAAGTTPARAAARFHDGLIHALVACATRLCASHRLDTVALSGGVMQNRRLVEPLATALEAQGLQVLLHRRVPANDGGLALGQLCVARAREQSAPWAGQGVRR; encoded by the coding sequence GTGTCGGGGGCGGACGGGAGCGGCGCACCGGCCGAGTCGATCCGGGTGCGCGGTCAGGTGCAGGGCGTCGGCTTCCGCCCGACGGTGTGGCGGCTGGCGCGCGACTGCGCCCTGGTCGGCGATGTCCGCAATGACGGCGAGGGCGTGCTGATCCGCGTCCGTCCCGGCGCCGGTGCGCCGCCCGAGGCGATCGCGCGCTTCTGCGCCCGGCTGCGCGCCGAGTGCCCGCCGCTGGCGCGGATCGAGCGCATCGAGCGCGCGCCGCTCGCCGACCCCGCCGCGCTCGCCGGGGTCGGCGATTTCGTCATCGTCGCCAGCGCCGACACCCCGGTGCACACCGCCATCGTCCCCGATGCCGCCACCTGCAGCGCCTGCGCCGCCGAGGTGCGGGACCCGGCGAACCGCCGTCATCGCTACCCCTTCACCAACTGCACCCACTGCGGGCCACGGCTGTCGATCGTCGAGTCCGTCCCCTACGATCGGGCCAACACCAGCATGGCGCGCTTCCCGCTGTGCCCGGCGTGCGCGCGCGAGTACGCCGACCCCGCCGACCGGCGCTTCCACGCCCAGCCCAACGCTTGCCCGGTGTGCGGCCCGCGGGTCTGGCTCGCCGGGGCCGACGGGCGGGCGCTGGAGGAGGCGGAGGCCGACCCCATCGCCGCCGCCAGCGCCCGGCTCGCCGCGGGCGAGATCCTCGCCATCAAGGGCATCGGCGGCTTCCATCTCGCCTGCGACGCCGGCAACGACCGGGCGGTGGCCGAGCTGCGTCGGCGCAAGCGGCGCTCGGGCAAGCCCTTCGCGCTGATGGCGCGCGATCTCGCGGTGGTGCGCCGCCATTGCCTGCTCGCCCCCGGCGAGGCCGAGACCCTCGCCAGCCCCGCCGCGCCCATCGTGCTGCTGGCGCGTCGCGCCGACGGCGCACCGCTCGCCGAGGCGGTCGCGCCCGGCCAGTCGACCCTGGGGATGCTGCTGCCCTACAGCCCGCTGCACCTGCTGCTGCTCGCCGAGTGGACGCGCCCGCTGGTGATGACCAGCGGCAACCGCGCCGGCGCGCCGCAGTGCATCGACAACGACGAGGCGTTGCAGGCGCTCGCCGGGATCGCCGACGCCTGGCTGCTGCACGACCGCGACATCCGCAACCGCGTCGACGACTCGGTGGTGCGCACCATCGCCGCGCGCCCCCGGCTGCTGCGCCGCGCCCGTGGCCACGCCCCCGGCGTGCTCGTCCTGCCGCCGGGGCTGGCGCGAGGCGCGGCGACGGTCGCGCTCGGCGGCGAGCTGAAGAACACCTTGTGTCTCGGTGATGGCGAGCGGGCGATCCTCAGCCAGCACCTCGGCGATCTCGAAGAGGCGGGCAGCGCGCGCGCCTGGGTGGCCACCCTGGCGCGCTATCTGACGCTGTTCGAGCACCGGCCCACGCGCATCGCGATCGACGCCCACCCCGACTACCGCGCCAGCCAGTACGGTCGCGACTGGGCCGCGCGCGCCGGGCTGGCGCTGGTCGAGGTGCAACACCACCACGCCCATATCGCCGCGCTGCTCGCCGAGCACGGTCGCCCGCCCGAGGCCGGGCCGGTGCTCGGCATCGCCCTCGATGGGCTCGGCTGGGGGGAGGACGGCACCCTCTGGGGCGGCGAGCTGCTGCAGGTCGACTATCGCGGGTCGCGACGGCTCGGCGGGCTGTGCCCGGCGGCGCTGCCGGGCGGGGCGCGGGCGATGGTCGAACCCTGGCGCAATCTGCTCGCCCAGCTCGAGCGCGCCGGGCTGCTCGATGCCGCGCTGCGCCGCTGGGCCGCGCTCGAGGCGGTGCGCGCGCTCGCCGCACAACCGCTCGATGCACTACGCACCCTGATCGCGCGCGGGCTCAACGCCCCGCCGTCCAGCTCTGCGGGGCGGCTGTTCGACGCCGTCGCCGCCGCGCTCGGCCTCGCCCCGGCCCGGCTCGGCTACGAGGGCGAGGCCGCGATCGCCGTCGAGACCCTGGCCGCCACCGTGCCCCCCGCGCCCGAGGGCTACCCCTTCGCCCTCGACATCGCCGCCGATGGTCGGCTGATGATCGACTCCGCGCCGCTGTGGCCCGCGCTGTTCGACGATCTCGCCGCCGGGACCACCCCGGCGCGCGCCGCCGCGCGCTTCCACGACGGTCTGATCCACGCCCTGGTCGCGTGCGCCACCCGGCTCTGCGCCAGCCACCGGCTCGACACCGTCGCCCTCAGCGGCGGCGTCATGCAGAACCGCCGCCTCGTCGAACCCCTCGCCACCGCCCTGGAGGCCCAGGGCCTCCAGGTCCTCCTCCACCGCCGCGTCCCCGCCAACGACGGCGGACTGGCGCTGGGGCAACTGTGCGTGGCGCGGGCGCGAGAACAATCCGCCCCGTGGGCCGGACAGGGCGTCCGGCGTTGA